One window from the genome of Manis pentadactyla isolate mManPen7 chromosome 15, mManPen7.hap1, whole genome shotgun sequence encodes:
- the CNEP1R1 gene encoding nuclear envelope phosphatase-regulatory subunit 1 isoform X2, which translates to MNSLEQAEDLKAFERRLTEYIHCLQPATGRWRMLLIVVSVCTATGAWNWLIDPETQKVSFFTSLWNHPFFTISCITLIGLFFAGIHKRVVAPSIIAARCRTVLAEYNMSCDDTGKLILKPRPHVQ; encoded by the exons ATGAACTCGCTGGAGCAGGCAGAAG ATCTTAAGGCTTTTGAGAGGAGACTTACAGAATATATTCATTGTTTGCAACCTGCCACTGGACGTTGGAGAA TGCTTCTTATAGTCGTATCTGTCTGTACAGCTACCGGTGCCTGGAACTGGTTAATAGATCCCGAGACACAAAAG GTGTCCTTCTTCACATCACTGTGGAATCATCCGTTTTTCACCATTAGCTGTATCACTTTAATAGGTTTGTTCTTTGCTGGAATACACAAGAGAGTAGTTGCACCATCAAT TATAGCTGCTCGATGTCGAACGGTATTAGCAGAGTACAACATGTCTTGTGATGAT acAGGAAAACTAATTTTGAAACCTAGGCCTCATGTTCAATGA
- the CNEP1R1 gene encoding nuclear envelope phosphatase-regulatory subunit 1 isoform X1 codes for MECLKVLRFPNLLGRMPPDNLVHLSLLPHSKLCANPTPSAALSLLGSLSDSLPFLCPRAAGCGFPSSTNGWNLSIKHSACPSSPTPPTSRAPHNVSFFTSLWNHPFFTISCITLIGLFFAGIHKRVVAPSIIAARCRTVLAEYNMSCDDTGKLILKPRPHVQ; via the exons atggagtgcctgaaggtcCTCagatttcccaacctgctgggcagaatgcCGCCAGACaatcttgtccacctatcccttctcccacatagcaagctctgtgcaaaccccaccccttcagcagccctctcactgctaggaagcctctcagacagcctgcctttcctttgtcccagagcggcagGTTGCGGattcccatcctccacaaatggctggaatctcagtatcaagcactctgcctgtcccagctccccaaccccaccaacctccagagcaccacacaat GTGTCCTTCTTCACATCACTGTGGAATCATCCGTTTTTCACCATTAGCTGTATCACTTTAATAGGTTTGTTCTTTGCTGGAATACACAAGAGAGTAGTTGCACCATCAAT TATAGCTGCTCGATGTCGAACGGTATTAGCAGAGTACAACATGTCTTGTGATGAT acAGGAAAACTAATTTTGAAACCTAGGCCTCATGTTCAATGA